In Cervus elaphus chromosome 3, mCerEla1.1, whole genome shotgun sequence, the following proteins share a genomic window:
- the C3H12orf50 gene encoding uncharacterized protein C12orf50 homolog, translating into MEMQQNCSISCFWETQPLGCVKISCIFYHSKPRNINGLFLPPSSNITLQKDTQEGIPPPTQSQEPLKPQENISRPIHHPLVLKTNFEEEEEEEGEQNDASSLWTKTPEEIEEKRAIKEMCYKSGEYYRVHTPSDISSSKSIASIVEKEIEKSLESGSELQEGDGLTVPTKFSLFESQGEIKASLDRKPRTDIAAFENGGGDCYIPQRIIFLGVDENEALTEEKESTISKCSNAKDNKDSPHPKRSLTTRLVPTTHVLNATENISMKCREDLSSMNDVHPVKKPHFKGVKKRKWMYDEPKNFPGPGMRRAVQTSNPKSKMSYHRNNKNKNSENASCIHVQRDAVRTVSLNAPPHGRPSHGSYIKADVNKEPKFNLCSDKYISTSYNGSTWRKRIPFSKTYSKNEKIYTEPRRNGSK; encoded by the exons ATGGAAATGCAG CAAAACTGCAGTATTTCATGCTTCTGGGAAACTCAACCTCTCGGTTGTGTGAAGATCAGTTGTATCTTTTATCACAGCAAACCTCGAAATATCAATGGATTATTTTTGCCACCAAGTAGCA ATATCACACTACAGAAAGACACTCAGGAAGGAATTCCACCCCCAACCCAGAGTCAGGAACCTCTAAAACCTCAGGAGAATATATCACGACCTATTCACCATCCCTTAGTTTTAAAAACTAActttgaggaagaggaggaggaagaaggtgaACAAAATG ATGCTTCTAGTTTATGGACAAAGACTCctgaagaaattgaagaaaaaagaGCAATAAAGGAGATGTGTTATAAATCTG GTGAATACTACCGAGTTCACACTCCTTCAGATATTTCATCATCTAAAAGCATAGCCTCTATAGTGGAAAAAGAGATAGAAAAGTCTTTGGAAAGTGGCAGTGAATTGCAAGAAG ggGATGGTCTGACAGTTCCAACAAAATTCAGCCTATTTGAAAGTCAAGGTGAAATAAAAGCATCATTGGATAGGAAACCAAGGACTGACATTGCTGCTTTTGAAAATGGAG GAGGTGACTGCTACATTCCACAGAGAATCATATTTCTTGGAGTAGATGAAAATGAAGCTTTaactgaagagaaagaaagcacCATATCAAAATGTTCAAATGCTAAAG ATAACAAGGACAGCCCTCATCCAAAGCGTTCCCTAACTACCCGACTAGTACCTACAACGCATGTATTAAATGCTACTGAGAATATCAGTATGAAGTGCAGAGAGGACCTTTCTTCAA TGAATGATGTCCATCCAGTGAAGAAGCCTCattttaaaggtgtgaaaaaaagaaaatggatgtaTGATGAACCAAAGAactttcctggcccagggatgcgGAGAG CAGTGCAGACTTCAAATCCCAAAAGTAAAATGAGTTACCATcggaataataaaaacaaaaattctgagAATGCGTCCTGTATCCACGTTCAGAGAGATGCTGTCAGAACTGTCTCACTGAACGCACCTCCCCACGGCAGGCCTTCGCATGGGTCCTACATTAAAGCTGATGTTAACAAGGAACCCAAATTCAACCTCTGTTCAG aTAAATATATATCAACGTCATATAATGGTTCAACCTGGCGAAAAAGAATTCCTTTTTCAAAAAcgtattcaaaaaatgaaaagatatatacaG